A stretch of Cucumis sativus cultivar 9930 chromosome 2, Cucumber_9930_V3, whole genome shotgun sequence DNA encodes these proteins:
- the LOC105434576 gene encoding uncharacterized protein LOC105434576: MEDANTLAADCIVICCCCQCLALQIILLLFLKLPWKLVRKTREFAKKRLRLREKEEKMVGKEKGCGNEVRGISNGSCMRNEEKGLGLSCCMEEIEKVMQDLHEKGEFGFGSFWGNGNTSSGSCRDDLFSPTNVQYQLIQVIPST, translated from the coding sequence ATGGAAGACGCGAACACACTAGCAGCCGACTGCATTGTCATATGCTGCTGCTGTCAATGCCTGGCGTTGCAGATCATTCTCCTTTTGTTCCTCAAGCTTCCATGGAAACTCGTTCGAAAGACAAGAGAGTTTGCAAAGAAAAGGCTGAGACtgagagaaaaagaggagAAGATGGTAGGGAAAGAAAAGGGTTGTGGGAATGAGGTTAGAGGAATTAGTAATGGAAGTTGtatgagaaatgaagaaaagggaTTGGGTTTGAGTTGTTGTATGGAAGAGATTGAGAAGGTTATGCAGGATTTGCATGAGAAAGGAGAGTTTGGTTTTGGAAGCTTTTGGGGAAATGGTAATACAAGTTCAGGTTCCTGCAGAGATGATCTGTTTAGTCCTACAAATGTACAGTATCAATTAATTCAAGTAATTCCTTCCACATGA
- the LOC101206032 gene encoding HD domain-containing protein 2, with the protein MAVNSPTHLAPPPLPSLPRSSFAFVSRIFLRPASPSTFPWRTLVSLRAQPPNTDGYGSKQPLGLENSEPSFRSTGSPSSSSVIDFLTLCHRLKTTKRKGWINHGINGPESIADHMYRMALMSLIAGDLPGVNRERCIKIALVHDIAEAIVGDITPSDGVPKEEKSRRESAALHEMCQLLGGGMRAKEIKELWAEYENNSSLEANLVKDFDKVELILQAFEYEIEHGKVLDEFFHSTAGKFQTEVGKSWAAEVLTRRNSRLTNSHN; encoded by the exons ATGGCTGTTAATTCCCCCACCCATCTCGCCCCTCCGCCGCTTCCATCACTGCCTCGTTCCTCATTCGCTTTCGTTTCTCGCATCTTCTTGCGCCCTGCATCGCCCTCTACTTTTCCTTGGCGAACCCTTGTCTCACTTCGTGCCCAGCCCCCCAATACTGATGGCTATGGATCCAAGCAGCCCCTCGGTCTGGAGAATTCCGAACCTTCCTTCCGCTCCACTGGTTCGCCCTCGTCTTCTTCGGTTATTGATTTCCTCACATTGTGCCATCGGCTTAAG ACTACAAAGAGAAAGGGCTGGATCAATCATGGAATAAATGGTCCCGAATCAATTGCTGATCATATGTACCGCATGGCTTTAATGAGTTTGATAGCGGGCGATCTTCCAGGAGTGAACAGAGAAAG GTGTATCAAGATAGCTCTTGTTCATGATATCGCTGAAG CTATTGTTGGAGATATAACGCCCTCTGATGGTGtgccaaaagaagaaaagagcagAAGAGAGTCAGCAGCTTTGCATGAAATGTGCCAACTTCTTGGTGGAGGCATGAGAG CCAAAGAGATCAAAGAACTTTGGGCCGAGTATGAAAACAATTCTTCATTGGAGGCTAATCTTGTGAAGGACTTTGATAAA GTTGAGTTGATTCTTCAAGCATTTGAATATGAAATAG AACATGGGAAGGTGCTGGATGAGTTTTTCCATTCAACAGCTG GAAAATTTCAGACTGAGGTAGGAAAGAGTTGGGCAGCTGAGGTATTGACCAGAAGAAATTCTAGATTGACAAACAGCCATAATTGA